In the genome of Marinomonas algicola, the window AAATTTTTGGGATAGTAATCGGCAATTACTTATTAATGCCTGGCATGAATGGGATAAAAGCGAAACAAGTTGTCTCACAATGCCTGATAAGACACTAATCGATTCGAAACTACGTAATGCCGTTGAACAAGCCTGGAAAAAACCGGCGGAAGAACAGGCGGTAAAAGCGTTGTTACAAGAAGTATCTCCAGATGTTTTTCAATTTCAATTTTTCGATCCTGAGCGCCTTGTCGATTTGCGTACTTACCTTGACGCTGTTTCTGATGCACAAATTCCACTACGTCCTCCTTACGGCATTGTCTTAAATCGTCGGGGGGCAATGCTTGATAAACGCTCCGAAGGTTTTCTGGCGGCACCCAGTTTTCAGGACTTTTATCGCGATCTAGTTGATACATATATGCGACCGATTGCTCGCATGCTGTTCCCAGATGTGGTGGGCTATGATACTCAAACGTTTGGTTTTTCCATTCAATGGCAGGCAGGAATGGATGCATCATTACGTACTCATACTGACGCATCGGCCGCGACACTAAATATAAACCTGAACTTACCAGGGGAAGCGTTTGTGGGGTCTGAAGTCGATTTTTACGATAACGCTACAGGTGAGGTAAATAGACTTTCATTTAAACCTGGGACGGCCATGATTCATCGAGGGCGTGTTGCCCACGCGGCTCGACCAATAACCAGTGGTACACGTACTAATTTTGTCTTGTGGTTGTATGGAGAGCGTGGCCAAATACCATTGCAAAACACCTTGCCTCAATCAATTGATGTTGGGCAACGTTGGACTGTACCTCCAACCAAGCAGGACGATATTGCCCCTTTCTAATGGTGCATTTTTAGTTACTGTATGCATAAAAGGGTATTGAAAGAAGTTAATGTGTGAGCTTCGAATAAAATCTTACTGACACTTAAGATCAACCAACATCCTTTAAGGCAACCATGTTAATAAAAATAAACGCGGTTATATTTTCGTGTGCGTTAGTAAATTAAACTTTCAATTACTTGCGTAACTGCGGCCATTTTTTTAGCGTCCATTGCGTCTTCATGTGGTGATGAAAAGCGCCCAATATCATTATCAAAATATAAGCCGGATGCATTTGCGAATTCATTGGATAAAACGGCGTTAACCAATACGTCTGCGCCTATTTGTAAATTACCGCCTGCAACCCCATAGGCCTGTTCAACCATTTTGCTCCCCAAAAATGATTTAGGATTTACCGCAATAATGCTTGGCCCATTAGCACCCAGTCTCTGCGCCATTTGTCTAGACCACATTGTTAAGGCGAGTTTACTTTTTGCATACACAACGCTGTCAGGAAGAGTGCTCGGCGTTGTTAACTCTTCTGGCAAAACTGGAGCTTGTGCTGCAGAAGACAAATTAATCACACGACTTTGTTTGTCCAGTAGAGGTAACAATTCTTGAGTTAATAAATAAGGGGCGATAGTGTTAACCATAAAGCGCACATCAAAGCCGTCTGAGGTTACTGTTTCAGGGACAATGAAGACACCAGCATTATTAATAACAGCATCTAATGTCTTGTGGTCACGTTTGATGATCGAAGCTAACTCTTTTACTTCCTTTATGTTGGATAGATCAGCCTGATAGGTAAAAAATTGTTCAGCAGGGTACGATTCAGAGAATTTCTGTTTAACACTCGTTAATTTATTTTCACTTCTACCATGAATTAAAACACGATGTCCTAACTTGAGGAGCGAATTAGCTGTGGCTAATCCAATGCCATCGGTTGAGCCTGTGATTAAAATTGTTTTATTCATTACGTCCACCTTTTACTGTGTTTCTATGTCTATTTAAATACGATATAAGCGGTAAGTTGATTAACTCTTAAGTCTTTTTACTCAATTTATCGCTTCAATTTAGCGATACTCTGCTAATTTGATTCGTTAACGTGAATTGTTGATTTTTCTTGGTTGAAATTTATATAAAGGTAAACGTTTATTGATTTTAAAATCACTTATGAGGCCGTATTGAAACGGCGAATACCTATAATCTACTTATCTTATGTGCTTAGGTTTTTTTTACAATATAGCCATTAGAGTAATGAGTTTTAACTTTATGTTAATAATAAGATTTACGATTATTTCTGATATTTATTTGAGGTTGAATTAGTACGCTCTGGTATCAATAATGTCTGCGTAGAGAGAAATAAGTCGCATCTGCTCTGTTTATTGAACGTCTACTGTTTATACTATCTTAGTGGTCAGATGCGTTTTCAATAGCCTAAACGGCACCTTGACACTCAAGAACGCTTAAATAGAAAAGGAATAAGATGAACTTTTTCAAAAGTAATCGTGATACTTTGATCGTGATGTTCTTAGTATCGATATGCTGGATAGGCTTTATTGATCAGTATGCCGAAGCGTATATTAACCGTTCTATTGCGACTTCTTTGTTGTCATTTGGGACAGCCAAGGCGTTTAATGCGACGGTTTCAGTTTTATCTACCATCACTTTACAAGTGCCTTTGATTGGTTCTATTCAAATAGGGGAGTTACTGGACCCTCTAAATGATTTGGTGGAAGATTTCTCTACCATTATGAAGTATTCCATTTCCTCTCTATTGATCCAAAAATTCATTGTCGAGATATTGCAGACCATACACTTTAAATTATTTTTGACGGGTGCTGCGTTGGCCTTTATGGTGACAAAATTTTATTTTAAAGCGAGTAGAGTGCTCACTTATAAGGTGTTTATTATCGCTTTGGCTTGTAAGTTTTCCATTGCGTTAGTGGCGGTAGCCTCTAGCTTTGTTGACAGTGCTTTTATTAACGAACATATCGAGCAAGAAAATCACATCCTTGATGCTTTTCCTGTCTCAACGTCACAGCTCAATCAACAACTTGATTTAACCAGTGAAATGAAGCAGCAGTTAAAAATAGACATGCAACAGAAGCAAGCGGAGATTACGGCTCACTCTATTGAGATAGAAAATTTAAAAGCGGAAAAGAAGCGTCTTGAATTGGAAATGTCGCAGCTGAATGACTCTATTTTAGAAAGTACAGCGGATGCATCGTTATTGAATAAATTCATTAATCGGTCACCTGAGTTGACCGATTTACATGAACAACGAGCGGCTCTTCGAAGTAAATTGTATGTCCTCAAAAATCAAATTGAGAATGCACAAGACGAAATACAGGATAGGCAACAGGACTACGAATCCTTGGAGAGGCAATATCAAGATGATGGAATGAGTACGTATCAAAGCCTTAAGAATGGTTTGAATACTTTTGCTTTTGCAGCGAAAAATAAAATTGTCGGTTTTGTTGACTCCCTAAATTTAGCTACGGACAATTTTCTGAATCTAATGGCGCTGTTTATTTTTAAAACTATGCTGATTCCTTTCGCTTTTTTGTTGGGGATGTATAACGTATTTAAGCTTGTTTGGGGTATGACACCTAAGGAGGTTGTGAAACCGGTCCGTGAAGACAGGTTGAACTGACACGTTCATTTTAGTGCCTTACAAAAAACGAAGGTAGGTCATCAGAAAAGGCCAGCTACACCGCTGGCCTTGATAGTTTGAGCGACGTTTTCCTAAAAGCCTATTTGGCCGCGATTAAAATTTTGCGGACGATATCCAAAGTTAGGTCACCGCTTTCAGATAGCGCGGTCATACCCACATTTTCTAAGTTGGCAATGACTTTATCAATACCAGTATCGTCAATACCGTAATGGCTTAGGTTTGTTACGATGTCAAGAGAGTTGAAAAATGCTTCAGTTTGATCGATGGCCTTATTGATTTTTTCCTCTTCTGTGCCTTCAGAGATCCCCCAAACGCGCTCAGCAAATTGCACTAATTTAGCGTATTTTTGCGCTTTACGTTCGCGTAATAAAGAAGGGATGACGATGGCTAAAGTACGACCATGAGCAATATCAAATAAAGCGGTTAATTCGTGGCCGATCATGTGCGTTGACCAATCCTGAGGGACGCCCACGCCAATGGCACCATTTAGCGCATTTGTGGCGGACCAAATAAAGTTTTTACGCGCATTTAAGTCGTCATTGTCTTTATAGGTAACAGGCCCAATTTCGATTAAGGTTTGCAGTACCCCTTCGCTAAATCGATCTTGAATACGTGCATCAACAGGGAAGGTTAGGTATTGTTCTAATACATGGATAAACGCATCGGCTACGCCATTAGCAATCTGTTCTTTTGGTAGTGTTTTTGTCAGTTCTGGGTCTAAGAAGGAGAACTTTGGAAACACTAGAGGTGACATAAATGGGCGTTTTTGGTGTTCAAGTGTGATCACGCCACCCATGTTCATTTCAGAACCCGTCGCGGGTAGTGTTGCAACACAGCCAAGTGGCAAGGCCGCTGTGGCTGGAACCGGTGCAAAACCATGGGATAACAAGGAAGCGTAATCTTCTGGTTCCGCTTTAGCGGCTAGGGCAATAAATTTTGTGCCGTCCATAACCGAACCGCCACCGACAGCAAGTAAGAAATCGATCTTATTTTCTTTGGCAATATTGGCGGCATTGATGAGCGTTTCAAACTGAGGATTAGCTTCGATACCTCTGAACTCAATGACATCACGTGAACCTAAAGCGGCAATCACCTTATCAATAGTGCCGTATTTTTTTGCACTTTGCCCACCAAAAGTCACCATTACTTTAGCGTCAGCCGCAATCAATTTGTCGAGCTCCGCAATACGGTTTTCACCGAAGACGATATGAGTAGGGTTGTAATAATCAAAATCTAACATTTAAGTAATCCTGTGAAGTTGTAGAATGTGATATGCACTATAGTTCTGATTAATGAGTATTCGTATACATAAATAGTCTTTTCTGATGCATAATCCTTCAAGGATGGATTTTAATGGTGTAAAGGGATAGATTTAATCACACCATTTCGTAGTATGTGTTCTGATTCTGTAAAATGACGTTCTATACAAGTAGAAATACGAGAAGCAGCAGAGGGTGATCGGTGTTGAATAAAATAGATGAACTCAAATGGTTAATT includes:
- a CDS encoding 2OG-Fe(II) oxygenase; this encodes MRSTDTFIKDTSSSQLERARALALPSREAMLNRAPSVQNFWDSNRQLLINAWHEWDKSETSCLTMPDKTLIDSKLRNAVEQAWKKPAEEQAVKALLQEVSPDVFQFQFFDPERLVDLRTYLDAVSDAQIPLRPPYGIVLNRRGAMLDKRSEGFLAAPSFQDFYRDLVDTYMRPIARMLFPDVVGYDTQTFGFSIQWQAGMDASLRTHTDASAATLNINLNLPGEAFVGSEVDFYDNATGEVNRLSFKPGTAMIHRGRVAHAARPITSGTRTNFVLWLYGERGQIPLQNTLPQSIDVGQRWTVPPTKQDDIAPF
- a CDS encoding SDR family NAD(P)-dependent oxidoreductase, with the translated sequence MNKTILITGSTDGIGLATANSLLKLGHRVLIHGRSENKLTSVKQKFSESYPAEQFFTYQADLSNIKEVKELASIIKRDHKTLDAVINNAGVFIVPETVTSDGFDVRFMVNTIAPYLLTQELLPLLDKQSRVINLSSAAQAPVLPEELTTPSTLPDSVVYAKSKLALTMWSRQMAQRLGANGPSIIAVNPKSFLGSKMVEQAYGVAGGNLQIGADVLVNAVLSNEFANASGLYFDNDIGRFSSPHEDAMDAKKMAAVTQVIESLIY
- a CDS encoding coiled-coil domain-containing protein; translation: MNFFKSNRDTLIVMFLVSICWIGFIDQYAEAYINRSIATSLLSFGTAKAFNATVSVLSTITLQVPLIGSIQIGELLDPLNDLVEDFSTIMKYSISSLLIQKFIVEILQTIHFKLFLTGAALAFMVTKFYFKASRVLTYKVFIIALACKFSIALVAVASSFVDSAFINEHIEQENHILDAFPVSTSQLNQQLDLTSEMKQQLKIDMQQKQAEITAHSIEIENLKAEKKRLELEMSQLNDSILESTADASLLNKFINRSPELTDLHEQRAALRSKLYVLKNQIENAQDEIQDRQQDYESLERQYQDDGMSTYQSLKNGLNTFAFAAKNKIVGFVDSLNLATDNFLNLMALFIFKTMLIPFAFLLGMYNVFKLVWGMTPKEVVKPVREDRLN
- a CDS encoding iron-containing alcohol dehydrogenase, whose product is MLDFDYYNPTHIVFGENRIAELDKLIAADAKVMVTFGGQSAKKYGTIDKVIAALGSRDVIEFRGIEANPQFETLINAANIAKENKIDFLLAVGGGSVMDGTKFIALAAKAEPEDYASLLSHGFAPVPATAALPLGCVATLPATGSEMNMGGVITLEHQKRPFMSPLVFPKFSFLDPELTKTLPKEQIANGVADAFIHVLEQYLTFPVDARIQDRFSEGVLQTLIEIGPVTYKDNDDLNARKNFIWSATNALNGAIGVGVPQDWSTHMIGHELTALFDIAHGRTLAIVIPSLLRERKAQKYAKLVQFAERVWGISEGTEEEKINKAIDQTEAFFNSLDIVTNLSHYGIDDTGIDKVIANLENVGMTALSESGDLTLDIVRKILIAAK